From Cydia pomonella isolate Wapato2018A chromosome 26, ilCydPomo1, whole genome shotgun sequence, one genomic window encodes:
- the LOC133532051 gene encoding adhesive plaque matrix protein-like gives MIAAMLSILFWCPVLAAVQTLTIDSQLGTSIEDCFDRISIGEQLSPDAIYRNITELTTRECETLCKQDKQCQTFDYGVGAKGNATCNLSTLGDSDLRVQNLIQRHPDYDIYVRRVLCEQMAPTPLQPQFDEDNPPLHRPVFRPDEEEPKNPLSDDFSDLRPFETRPYFRPPRPNYIDNDRPDDYNSKPNLDNPPSYGAHRPPEIPYRPIRPYPEPIQPEPYMPERPWIRPDDPYRPQRPRPDVPYGPEKPLRPEDYRPIRPNDPYGSDLRPDDPYKPDRPLRPDPYRPERPGSYRPDEPYRPSSNRPYNYSRPKPDPYDELQFQGGYGRPKPDPGLWRPDPIYPPSPNDDVPDLYGLKPLRPESPPYKPQDPEYHYIVRPNKKPRPQHDYNKPAEDPYKPNKPDYESNRPDPYSPSKPDPIEDSGYGNKPIQDYPTKPNDGYKPKPDPYGPGPIGPPDRPYRPNRPYYGYPSRPSEKPSYSYNSQYASGYGQSQDNSIYLEIYDPPRPYKPMRPLNDKPYPSHGYGQNYGYGSYTGHHSYAPPSNSHLGYGPVESGLYSQNYNRPGDERPDRPYGQGSYGSQNFDHSSSGYGHQKPQVSKPSYGSQGSYGQNDFTGDHGGSSYGVDRPSYGQDNKPYGLNDRPSYTSPKPSYGISHDSTYGSTQRPLYGETQEKPSYGAQIPSYGNQDPNRPDANDKPYGDNQNYGQSDYKPSQKPNETYDRPDVRPVYEYELEKPGNVPSYIVKPNGDVITSRPVTVGDYGKPTYDRPGYGDPNYEDKPGYGKPGHGYGEKPQYGGYGDQPAYDRPAYGGGNSYGSKPGYGDKPGYERPDYGDKPAYDRPTYGSGDSNRPGYGSKPGYGGKPEFDTPEYGAKPEYGGGASNGPGYGSKPGYSDKPGYDTGYGDKPGYGDDGNRPGYGDAGYRDPGKLGSYKG, from the exons ATGATAGCAGCAATGTTGAGTATATTGTTTTGGTGTCCGGTGCTCGCGGCGGTGCAGACTTTGACCATAGATTCGCAGCTTGGGACTTCCATTGAAG ATTGCTTCGACCGCATATCGATCGGCGAGCAACTCTCCCCGGACGCCATCTATCGGAACATCACGGAACTAACGACGCGCGAGTGCGAGACGCTCTGCAAGCAGGACAAGCAATGCCAGACCTTCGATTACGG GGTTGGTGCTAAAGGCAACGCCACCTGCAACCTCAGCACCCTTGGCGACTCAGACCTTCGCGTCCAGAACTTAATCCAACGGCACCCAGACTACGATATCTACGTCCGCAGGGTCCTCTGCGAACAGATGGCCCCCACCCCCCTCCAACCCCAGTTTGATGAAGATAACCCTCCACTCCATCGCCCTGTTTTCCGCCCTGATGAGGAGGAACCCAAAAACCCCTTATCAGACGACTTTTCAGACTTAAGGCCTTTTGAAACAAGACCTTACTTCAGACCACCAAGACCTAACTATATAGACAACGATAGACCTGATGATTACAATTCAAAACCGAATTTAGATAACCCTCCTAGCTACGGAGCGCATAGACCTCCTGAAATACCGTACAGACCAATCAGACCTTACCCTGAACCTATTCAACCTGAACCGTATATGCCTGAGAGACCATGGATAAGGCCAGATGACCCATATAGACCACAACGACCAAGACCAGATGTACCATATGGTCCTGAAAAACCGTTAAGGCCAGAGGATTATAGACCTATAAGGCCGAATGACCCATATGGATCTGACCTAAGACCTGATGATCCTTACAAGCCGGATAGACCATTAAGACCTGATCCTTATAGGCCTGAAAGGCCAGGCTCATATAGACCTGATGAACCATACAGACCTAGTTCTAATAGGCCTTATAACTATTCGCGTCCAAAACCGGATCCATATGATGAGCTGCAGTTTCAAGGGGGCTACGGAAGACCAAAACCAGACCCAGGTCTTTGGAGACCAGACCCTATCTATCCACCTTCACCAAATGATGATGTTCCTGACTTATACGGACTTAAGCCACTAAGACCTGAAAGTCCTCCATATAAACCCCAAGACCCTGAGTATCACTACATTGTCAGACCAAATAAAAAACCAAGACCTCAACATGATTACAACAAACCTGCTGAAGACCCATATAAACCTAATAAACCTGACTACGAATCAAACAGACCTGATCCATACTCACCGAGTAAACCTGATCCAATTGAAGATAGTGGTTACGGAAATAAACCAATTCAGGATTATCCAACAAAACCAAATGATGGGTACAAGCCTAAACCAGACCCATATGGTCCTGGGCCAATAGGACCACCAGATAGACCTTACAGACCAAACAGACCTTACTATGGCTATCCATCAAGACCTAGTGAAAAACCTAGCTACAGTTACAACAGTCAATACGCTAGCGGTTATGGCCAGAGTCAAGATAACTCAATCTATTTAGAAATATATGATCCCCCAAGACCTTATAAGCCAATGAGACCTTTAAATGACAAGCCATATCCAAGTCATGGTTATGGTCAAAATTATGGCTATGGTAGCTACACAGGCCATCATTCTTATGCTCCACCTTCTAACAGTCACTTAGGATATGGTCCAGTAGAATCTGGTCTGTATAGTCAGAATTATAACAGACCTGGTGACGAAAGACCTGACCGGCCTTATGGTCAAGGTTCTTACGGAAGTCAGAATTTTGATCACTCATCTAGTGGATATGGTCACCAAAAGCCTCAAGTTTCTAAACCATCGTATGGAAGCCAAGGTTCATATGGTCAAAATGATTTTACTGGTGACCATGGTGGGTCAAGCTATGGTGTTGATCGACCATCTTATGGTCAAGATAACAAACCTTATGGTCTCAATGATAGGCCTTCATATACCAGTCCTAAACCTTCTTATGGTATTAGTCATGATAGTACTTACGGTAGTACTCAAAGACCTCTTTATGGAGAAACTCAGGAAAAACCTTCATATGGAGCTCAGATACCATCCTATGGGAATCAAGATCCGAACAGACCAGACGCAAATGACAAACCTTATGGGGATAATCAAAATTATGGTCAAAGTGATTATAAGCCCAGTCAGAAGCCTAATGAGACCTATGATAGACCTGATGTTAGACCGGTTTATGAATATGAACTAGAAAAACCTGGAAATGTTCCTAGTTACATAGTGAAACCTAATGGTGATGTAATTACTTCAAGACCTGTGACTGTTGGTGATTATGGGAAACCAACCTATGATAGACCAGGATATGGGGATCCAAATTACGAGGATAAGCCAGGATATGGCAAACCAGGTCATGGGTATGGAGAAAAACCACAGTATGGAGGGTATGGAGACCAGCCAGCATATGACAGACCAGCGTATGGGGGTGGCAATAGTTATGGGTCTAAACCAGGGTATGGGGATAAACCTGGATACGAAAGGCCAGACTATGGTGACAAGCCTGCATATGATAGACCTACGTATGGAAGTGGAGATAGTAATAGACCTGGGTATGGGTCTAAGCCAGGGTATGGTGGCAAACCTGAATTTGATACGCCAGAGTATGGCGCTAAGCCAGAATATGGTGGTGGGGCCAGCAATGGACCTGGATATGGATCTAAACCTGGATATAGTGACAAACCTGGATATGATACAGGGTATGGAGATAAACCAGGTTATGGGGATGACGGCAACAGGCCAGGATATGGAGACGCAGGATACAGAGATCCAGGGAAGCTGGGCAGTTATAAAGGTTAG